The proteins below are encoded in one region of Syntrophotalea carbinolica DSM 2380:
- a CDS encoding DUF6691 family protein has protein sequence MKILVTGLITGILFGFLLQKARVLRYDKQLGALRLQDMTIVKFMLSTIIVGMIGINLLHDLDMISLSIKGTVLGANIIGGLIFGIGWGLLGYCPGTSLGALGEGRWDALWGILGMLVGAGLYAEAYPGLKKSVLTWGNLGKITLADVTGINHWIIIIVLGIGSLALFRWFEKKGL, from the coding sequence ATGAAAATTCTCGTTACCGGACTGATTACCGGCATCCTGTTCGGATTTTTGCTGCAAAAGGCACGCGTTCTGCGCTACGACAAGCAACTCGGTGCCCTGCGCCTGCAGGATATGACCATCGTCAAATTCATGCTTTCCACCATCATTGTCGGCATGATCGGGATCAACCTCCTCCACGACCTCGATATGATCTCCCTGAGCATCAAAGGCACGGTGCTCGGCGCCAATATCATCGGCGGATTGATATTCGGCATCGGGTGGGGCTTGCTCGGATATTGCCCCGGCACATCCCTCGGAGCACTGGGGGAAGGTCGCTGGGACGCTTTATGGGGCATCCTGGGGATGCTGGTCGGTGCCGGTCTCTATGCCGAAGCCTATCCCGGCTTGAAAAAAAGCGTACTGACATGGGGAAATCTGGGCAAAATCACCCTGGCCGACGTGACCGGCATCAATCACTGGATCATCATTATCGTGCTGGGTATCGGCTCGCTGGCGTTGTTCCGCTGGTTCGAGAAAAAGGGACTGTAA